A window of Eikenella corrodens contains these coding sequences:
- the rpmG gene encoding 50S ribosomal protein L33, producing MRDKIKLESSAGTGHFYTTTKNKRTTPGKFEIKKFDPVARKHVVYKETKLK from the coding sequence ATGCGCGATAAAATCAAGCTGGAATCCAGCGCCGGCACAGGCCATTTCTACACCACCACCAAAAACAAGCGGACCACCCCCGGCAAATTCGAAATCAAAAAATTCGATCCGGTTGCCCGCAAGCACGTGGTTTACAAAGAAACCAAGCTGAAATAA
- the rpmB gene encoding 50S ribosomal protein L28, giving the protein MARVCKVTGKRPMSGNNVSHANNKTKRRFLPNLQSRRFWVESENRWVRLRVSNAALRLIDKVGIDAVLADLRARGEA; this is encoded by the coding sequence ATGGCACGAGTTTGCAAAGTAACCGGGAAGCGGCCGATGTCCGGTAACAACGTATCGCACGCCAACAACAAAACCAAGCGCCGTTTTTTGCCGAACCTGCAATCGCGCCGTTTTTGGGTTGAGAGCGAAAACCGCTGGGTGCGCTTGCGCGTTTCCAACGCGGCTTTGCGTTTGATCGACAAAGTTGGCATTGATGCCGTTCTGGCTGATCTGCGCGCACGCGGCGAAGCCTAA